The Parus major isolate Abel chromosome 5, Parus_major1.1, whole genome shotgun sequence genome contains a region encoding:
- the SLC10A1 gene encoding sodium/bile acid cotransporter, with the protein MNKTKGAFGSPELWSPGCMQSSTSLTSLAPPFAFGQQAMDTALNVILIGVLLVIMVSLGCTMEIAKITAHLRRPKDVAIAITAQYSIMPLTAFTLGKLFQLGTSESLAILICGCCPGGSLSSIFSLALRGDMNLSVVMTACSMVLAIGLMPLLLYLYSGGLHEGDLEGKVPYKGIITSLVLLLIPCAVGIILNEKKPQYTGLITKAGMVMLLLSSAAIIVLSVANMGSCIMVVFSPSLLGTSALMPLTGFLLGYAVSAAFKLDDRCRRTVCMETGCQNVQLCSVILKVAFAPEIIGPLYFFPLLYLLFQLGEGFLLTLVFRIHDRIKQANGP; encoded by the exons ATGAACAAGACCAAGGGAGCTTTTGGTAGCCCAGAACTTTGGAGCCCAGGCTGcatgcagagcagcacctcCCTCACCAGTCTGGCACCACCCTTTGCATTTGGACAGCAGGCTATGGACACAGCCCTGAATGTAATCCTAATTGGGGTCCTCCTCGTCATCATGGTGTCCCTGGGATGTACAATGGAGATAGCCAAGATCACAGCTCACCTCAGGAGACCTAAAGATGTGGCAATAGCCATAACAGCTCAGTACAGCATCATGCCCTTGACAGCATTCACACTGGGCAAGCTCTTCCAGCTGGGCACCTCAGAATCCCTGGCCATCCTCatctgtggctgctgccctgggggaAGTCTCTCCAGCATCTTTAGCCTGGCACTGAGAGGGGACATGAACCTCAG TGTTGTAATGACCGCGTGCTCCATGGTCCTGGCGATTGGATTAATGCCACTGCTTCTATACCTTTACTCTGGAGGACTCCATGAGGGTGATTTGGAGGGCAAGGTACCTTACAAAGGAATAATCACCTCCCTGGTGCTGCTACTAATCCCCTGTGCCGTCGGCATCATCTTGAATGAGAAGAAACCACAGTACACTGGCCTTATCACCAAG GCAGGGATGGTTATGCTTCTACTGTCATCTGCTGCTATAATTGTTCTGTCTGTGGCCAATATGGGAAGCTGTATCATGGTTGTCTTCTCACCATCTCTCCTGGGAACTTCTGCCTTAATGCCCCTTACTGGATTTCTGCTGGGCTACGCTGTCTCTGCAGCCTTCAAGCTTGATGACCG gtGCAGGCGGACAGTGTGCATGGAAACTGGCTGCCAGAACGTACAGCTTTGCTCAGTTATCCTCAAGGTCGCCTTCGCCCCAGAGATCATCGGCCCCCTGTACTTCTTCCCCCTGCTCTACTTGCTGTTCCAGCTTGGAGAAGGATTTCTGCTCACCCTGGTCTTTCGGATCCATGATAGAATAAAGCAAGCCAATG GTCCCTAa
- the SRSF5 gene encoding serine/arginine-rich splicing factor 5 isoform X1: MSGCRVFIGRLNPAAREKDVERFFKGYGRIRDIDLKRGFGFVEFEDPRDADDAVYELDGKELCSERVTIEHARARSRGRGRGRYSDRFSSRRPRSDRRNAPPLRTENRLIVENLSSRVSWQDLKDFMRQAGEVTFADAHRPKLNEGVVEFASYSDLKNAIEKLSGKEINGRKIKLIEGSKRHSRSRSRSRSRSRSSSGSRSRSRSRSRKSYSRSRSRSHSKSRSVSRSPLPNKSQKRGSSSRSKSPSSTDRQRSRSRSRSVDSGN, translated from the exons ATGAGCGGCTGCCGCGTCTTCATCGGGAGGCTGAACCCGGCCGCCAGGGAGAAGGATGTGGAGAGGTTCTTCAAGGGCTACGGCCGCATCCGCGACATCGACCTGAAGAGGGGCTTCGGATTCGTG GAGTTTGAGGATCCGAGGGATGCAGATGATGCTGTCTATGAATTGGATGGAAAAGAACTTTGCAGTGAGAG gGTGACCATTGAGCATGCCAGAGCACGCTCGAGGGGCAGAGGCAGAGGGAGGTACTCTGACCGGTTCAGTAGCCGCCGCCCACGCAGTGACAGGAG aaacgCCCCACCTCTAAGAACAGAAAATCGCCTCATAGTGGAAAATTTGTCCTCCCGAGTCAGCTGGCAG GATCTCAAAGACTTCATGAGACAAGCCGGGGAAGTAACCTTTGCAGATGCACACAGACCTAAGTTAAATGAAGG ggTGGTTGAATTTGCCTCTTACAGTGATTTAAAGAATGCTATCGAAAAGCTTTCTGGTAAAGAAATTAATGGAAGGAAAATCAAACTAATTGAAGGCAGCAAAAGGCACAG TAGGTCCAGGAGCAGGTCACGGTCACGCAGCAGGAGCTCCTCCGGCTCTCGCAGCCGCTCTCGTTCCCGCAGCCGCAAGTCCTACAGCAGGTCACGGAGTAGGAGCCATAGCAAGTCGCGATCAGTTAGCAGATCTCCACTGCCAAACAAGAGCCAGAAGCGTGGTTCTTCCAGTAGATCCAAATCTCCGTCATCCACAGATCGGCAGAGGTCTAGATCAAGGTCCAGATCTGTTGACAGTGGCAACTGA
- the SRSF5 gene encoding serine/arginine-rich splicing factor 5 isoform X2, with amino-acid sequence MSGCRVFIGRLNPAAREKDVERFFKGYGRIRDIDLKRGFGFVEFEDPRDADDAVYELDGKELCSERVTIEHARARSRGRGRGRYSDRFSSRRPRSDRRNAPPLRTENRLIVENLSSRVSWQDLKDFMRQAGEVTFADAHRPKLNEGVVEFASYSDLKNAIEKLSGKEINGRKIKLIEGSKRHRSRSRSRSRSRSSSGSRSRSRSRSRKSYSRSRSRSHSKSRSVSRSPLPNKSQKRGSSSRSKSPSSTDRQRSRSRSRSVDSGN; translated from the exons ATGAGCGGCTGCCGCGTCTTCATCGGGAGGCTGAACCCGGCCGCCAGGGAGAAGGATGTGGAGAGGTTCTTCAAGGGCTACGGCCGCATCCGCGACATCGACCTGAAGAGGGGCTTCGGATTCGTG GAGTTTGAGGATCCGAGGGATGCAGATGATGCTGTCTATGAATTGGATGGAAAAGAACTTTGCAGTGAGAG gGTGACCATTGAGCATGCCAGAGCACGCTCGAGGGGCAGAGGCAGAGGGAGGTACTCTGACCGGTTCAGTAGCCGCCGCCCACGCAGTGACAGGAG aaacgCCCCACCTCTAAGAACAGAAAATCGCCTCATAGTGGAAAATTTGTCCTCCCGAGTCAGCTGGCAG GATCTCAAAGACTTCATGAGACAAGCCGGGGAAGTAACCTTTGCAGATGCACACAGACCTAAGTTAAATGAAGG ggTGGTTGAATTTGCCTCTTACAGTGATTTAAAGAATGCTATCGAAAAGCTTTCTGGTAAAGAAATTAATGGAAGGAAAATCAAACTAATTGAAGGCAGCAAAAGGCACAG GTCCAGGAGCAGGTCACGGTCACGCAGCAGGAGCTCCTCCGGCTCTCGCAGCCGCTCTCGTTCCCGCAGCCGCAAGTCCTACAGCAGGTCACGGAGTAGGAGCCATAGCAAGTCGCGATCAGTTAGCAGATCTCCACTGCCAAACAAGAGCCAGAAGCGTGGTTCTTCCAGTAGATCCAAATCTCCGTCATCCACAGATCGGCAGAGGTCTAGATCAAGGTCCAGATCTGTTGACAGTGGCAACTGA